The Streptomyces sp. NBC_01268 genome window below encodes:
- a CDS encoding glycoside hydrolase family 5 protein: MPGTLLRRATAALATVSALLIGAPTADATPPSGPAVAAAPTVLTGPQLAASWTGPLSTRGRWIVDATGNRFKLKSGNWAGAQGTYEGSGDVNDVTNHQADQMSHNIPLGLDRTPISRILADFHALGLNSIRLPFANAVLHDTVPVPDSAVTANPQLRGKTPLQVMDSVIAALTADGFAVVLNNHTTSYRFCCGLDGNERWNSGQTTRQWIDDWVFLAKRYQDNTRVVGADLRNEVRRDTWNDTNWGWGNDYDLNKAFEEAGNEILRADPDLLIVMEGINWQGIPTDITPHGRPMLTPVATLSNTLIHSDKLVYAAHFYGYTGPNHTGATGTGETHDLRYEELTPEQLVKAVDDQALFVTREGQHFTAPVWISEFGAGGRGAVNARERDWFARFTDILVRNDSDFAIWPLVGWTNAAGTPQDTWAMVNYNAAGARLGVLDPGDWRAADWTKLVEAPARSGRVDTTPRWNMLNLDYGDNDVSATMLAKPDWSAGNRKGNCPDTQRLAGLGRSDSRGLCTDAGQPAKATGAWTTVTDERYVTGGDWASGYNKLQCPDRTFAVGYSVKSNAMSALLCAPATATLPTNGRVLWFDQGDNRPATGGSNASDWAPGYYKGQCADGEYLAGVAFTWKWNHGGVPDALLCRPLA, translated from the coding sequence ATACCTGGCACACTGCTCCGACGCGCGACCGCGGCCCTGGCCACGGTCTCCGCGCTGCTCATCGGCGCCCCCACCGCGGACGCCACCCCACCCTCCGGGCCCGCCGTCGCGGCAGCGCCCACCGTCCTCACCGGGCCGCAGCTCGCCGCCTCCTGGACCGGACCGCTCAGCACCCGCGGCCGGTGGATCGTCGACGCCACGGGCAACCGCTTCAAGCTGAAGTCCGGCAACTGGGCCGGCGCCCAGGGCACCTACGAGGGCAGCGGCGACGTCAACGACGTCACCAACCACCAGGCCGACCAGATGTCGCACAACATCCCCCTCGGCCTCGACCGCACCCCGATCAGCCGGATCCTGGCCGACTTCCACGCCCTCGGCCTGAACAGCATCCGGCTCCCGTTCGCCAACGCCGTGCTGCACGACACGGTCCCCGTCCCCGACTCCGCCGTCACCGCCAACCCGCAGCTCAGGGGCAAGACCCCGCTGCAGGTCATGGACTCCGTGATCGCGGCGCTCACCGCCGACGGATTCGCGGTCGTCCTCAACAACCACACCACCAGCTACCGCTTCTGCTGCGGCCTCGACGGCAACGAGCGCTGGAACAGCGGCCAGACCACCCGCCAGTGGATCGACGACTGGGTGTTCCTCGCCAAGCGGTACCAGGACAACACCCGCGTCGTCGGCGCCGACCTGCGCAACGAGGTCCGCCGCGACACCTGGAACGACACCAACTGGGGCTGGGGCAACGACTACGACCTCAACAAGGCCTTCGAGGAGGCCGGCAACGAGATCCTCCGGGCCGACCCCGACCTCCTGATCGTCATGGAGGGCATCAACTGGCAGGGCATCCCGACCGACATCACGCCCCACGGCCGCCCCATGCTCACCCCGGTCGCCACCCTCTCCAACACCCTGATCCACTCCGACAAGCTGGTGTACGCGGCGCACTTCTACGGCTACACCGGCCCGAACCACACCGGCGCCACCGGCACGGGCGAGACCCACGACCTGCGCTACGAGGAGCTCACCCCCGAGCAGCTCGTCAAGGCCGTCGACGACCAGGCCCTGTTCGTGACCCGCGAGGGCCAGCACTTCACCGCCCCCGTCTGGATCAGCGAGTTCGGCGCCGGCGGCCGGGGTGCCGTCAACGCCCGGGAGCGCGACTGGTTCGCCCGCTTCACCGACATCCTCGTCCGCAACGACTCCGACTTCGCCATCTGGCCGCTGGTCGGCTGGACCAACGCCGCCGGCACCCCCCAGGACACCTGGGCCATGGTCAACTACAACGCGGCCGGCGCCCGGCTCGGCGTCCTCGACCCCGGTGACTGGCGCGCCGCCGACTGGACCAAGCTGGTCGAGGCCCCCGCCCGCTCGGGCCGGGTCGACACCACGCCCCGCTGGAACATGCTCAACCTGGACTACGGCGACAACGACGTCTCCGCCACCATGCTGGCCAAGCCCGACTGGTCCGCCGGCAACCGCAAGGGCAACTGCCCCGACACCCAGCGCCTGGCCGGACTCGGCCGCAGCGACAGCCGCGGCCTGTGCACCGACGCCGGACAGCCCGCCAAGGCCACCGGTGCCTGGACCACCGTCACCGACGAGCGGTACGTCACCGGCGGCGACTGGGCGAGCGGCTACAACAAGCTGCAGTGCCCCGACCGCACCTTCGCCGTCGGCTACAGCGTGAAGAGCAACGCCATGTCCGCCCTGCTCTGCGCCCCCGCCACGGCCACCCTGCCCACCAACGGGCGCGTGCTCTGGTTCGACCAAGGCGACAACCGGCCCGCCACCGGCGGCTCGAACGCCAGCGACTGGGCCCCCGGCTACTACAAGGGGCAGTGCGCCGACGGCGAGTACCTCGCCGGAGTCGCCTTCACCTGGAAGTGGAACCACGGCGGCGTCCCCGACGCCCTGCTGTGCCGGCCGCTCGCCTGA
- a CDS encoding carbohydrate ABC transporter permease: MTLPGLSRAFRLVARGLLVGLLTAVFLAPFYLMLRNSLMDSQGLTAPEWTWWPSTTHFENFTALFDDPTVSMAQALGNSLLIAAITAPVSTLLASAAGYAFARIPVPGRGVLLALVVATLMIPGSVTFVPTFVVVGSMGGVNTLWGIIVPGLFNPFAVLLFRNFYLQFPAEIEEAGRLDGLGWFGLYGRIALPSSGAMLASLGALSFIDSWNSFLWPLVIGQDPSAWTAQIALSTFLTSQTVNLPGLFAGAVVTITPLVVMFLVAQRYIVEGIATSGLKG, encoded by the coding sequence ATGACCCTTCCCGGACTCTCCCGAGCCTTCCGGCTCGTCGCCCGCGGACTCCTCGTCGGCCTGCTGACGGCGGTCTTCCTCGCGCCGTTCTACCTGATGCTGCGCAACTCGCTGATGGACTCCCAGGGCCTGACGGCACCCGAGTGGACGTGGTGGCCCTCGACCACCCACTTCGAGAACTTCACCGCGCTCTTCGACGACCCGACCGTCTCCATGGCGCAGGCGCTCGGCAACTCGCTGCTGATCGCCGCGATCACCGCCCCCGTCTCCACCCTGCTGGCCTCCGCGGCCGGCTACGCCTTCGCCCGGATCCCCGTACCGGGCCGCGGCGTCCTGCTGGCCCTGGTGGTCGCCACGCTGATGATCCCGGGCTCGGTCACCTTCGTGCCGACGTTCGTCGTCGTCGGCTCCATGGGCGGGGTGAACACGCTGTGGGGCATCATCGTGCCGGGCCTGTTCAACCCCTTCGCCGTCCTGTTGTTCCGCAACTTCTACCTCCAGTTCCCGGCCGAGATCGAGGAGGCCGGACGGCTGGACGGCCTCGGCTGGTTCGGCCTGTACGGGCGGATCGCCCTGCCGAGCTCCGGGGCGATGCTCGCCTCGCTGGGCGCCCTGTCCTTCATCGACAGCTGGAACTCCTTCCTGTGGCCGCTGGTCATCGGGCAGGACCCGTCGGCATGGACCGCGCAGATCGCCCTGTCGACCTTCCTCACCTCCCAGACCGTCAACCTGCCGGGCCTCTTCGCCGGTGCCGTCGTCACCATCACGCCCCTGGTCGTCATGTTCCTGGTCGCCCAGCGGTACATCGTCGAAGGCATCGCCACCAGCGGCCTCAAGGGCTGA
- a CDS encoding carbohydrate ABC transporter permease, which translates to MEPAPELTLPSARAGRPAPGTRDADRTRRPGAGRPSGGRPRDGRTPVGRSRAGRSRAGRSGWLAFVLLTAPMLIGLAIFKYVAIGWSFLLSLSDARGSIALGHWVGLDNYRTLLADQAFRGSLVQILVFTAFIVPVTFAASLGLALLVHRVRRGRAVVRTAFLIPTAVSYVAASLLWKMSLFNGLPAGIANTVGGWFGADPVPWLQTTSPPLYWIVLVTLRLWLQVGFYMVLFLAGLQAIPKEIHEAAVLDGATGFKMLRRITLPMLRNTSVAVLMLLFIAAFQAFDEFYNLFNSGLSGTGTAPVQTPLVHLYNTAMGSQNYGLGSAGAFVLTALIVGVTLIQGRFTGFGKSEG; encoded by the coding sequence ATGGAACCGGCACCGGAACTCACCCTTCCGTCCGCGCGTGCCGGGCGCCCCGCGCCCGGCACGCGGGACGCGGACCGCACCCGCCGTCCCGGCGCCGGCCGACCGAGCGGCGGCCGGCCCCGGGACGGCCGGACGCCGGTCGGGCGGTCGCGCGCCGGCCGGTCGCGCGCCGGCCGGTCCGGATGGCTCGCCTTCGTGCTGCTGACCGCGCCCATGCTGATCGGGTTGGCGATCTTCAAGTACGTCGCGATCGGCTGGAGCTTCCTGCTCAGCCTCAGCGACGCCCGCGGCAGCATCGCGCTCGGCCACTGGGTCGGACTCGACAACTACCGCACCCTCCTGGCCGACCAGGCCTTCCGCGGCTCCCTGGTGCAGATCCTGGTCTTCACCGCCTTCATCGTGCCGGTCACCTTCGCCGCCTCCCTCGGACTCGCCCTGCTGGTCCACCGGGTGCGGCGGGGCCGAGCCGTGGTGCGCACCGCCTTCCTCATCCCGACGGCCGTCTCCTACGTCGCCGCGTCGCTGCTGTGGAAGATGAGCCTGTTCAACGGCCTGCCCGCGGGCATCGCCAACACCGTCGGCGGCTGGTTCGGAGCGGACCCGGTCCCCTGGCTGCAGACGACGTCGCCCCCGCTGTACTGGATCGTCCTCGTCACCCTGCGGCTGTGGCTCCAGGTCGGCTTCTACATGGTGCTGTTCCTCGCCGGACTCCAGGCCATCCCCAAGGAGATCCACGAGGCCGCCGTACTCGACGGCGCCACCGGCTTCAAGATGCTCCGCAGGATCACCCTGCCGATGCTCCGCAACACCTCCGTCGCCGTCCTGATGCTGCTGTTCATCGCCGCCTTCCAGGCGTTCGACGAGTTCTACAACCTGTTCAACAGCGGCCTGTCCGGCACCGGCACCGCCCCCGTCCAGACGCCGCTGGTCCACCTCTACAACACCGCCATGGGCAGCCAGAACTACGGTCTCGGCTCCGCCGGAGCCTTCGTGCTCACCGCCCTCATCGTCGGAGTGACGCTGATCCAGGGCCGGTTCACGGGATTCGGCAAGAGCGAAGGATGA
- a CDS encoding ABC transporter substrate-binding protein, whose protein sequence is MSARRTELSRRGFLTGSLLVAAGTVLTSACSTDPTGASGSGAKTTLNVWYHAYGETGTQQAALRYATAFTKAHPDIAVKVTWVPGDYAGKLNATLLTDAAPDVFEIGDFNESLARRGQIAALDDVYGTAKTDFNSNAIDLVTVDGKLYGIKMIDDVMMLYYRKSTLAKAGITPPTSYDGLVAAAKALTTGKGKGLFVGNDGLGDSAILAVWSNGGELVSREGKVAFGSPQALEALTGLKRLHDDESLLLGFTTDWWDPAALTQGVVPMQWCGLWAMPAVKSALGDDFGVIPWPAFKAGGSPAVRVGGWTSCVNAKSKKLDAAKKFAQWLWIQQADLQKDFAESYGFHVPPRRSVAATTKALSEGTAKETVTLADRYGKHNPGTWDTAVSSAFNAAAVKIAAGDGDAAGLLAQAVKKAQGEIDKQRG, encoded by the coding sequence ATGAGCGCACGCAGAACCGAGCTTAGCCGACGGGGATTCCTGACCGGATCGCTGCTGGTCGCCGCCGGAACCGTCCTGACCAGCGCCTGCAGCACCGACCCCACCGGCGCGTCCGGTTCCGGCGCGAAGACCACCCTCAACGTCTGGTACCACGCCTACGGCGAGACCGGCACCCAGCAGGCCGCGCTCCGCTACGCCACCGCCTTCACCAAGGCTCACCCGGACATCGCGGTGAAGGTCACCTGGGTCCCCGGCGACTACGCCGGCAAGCTCAACGCGACGCTGCTCACCGACGCGGCCCCCGACGTGTTCGAGATCGGCGACTTCAACGAGAGCCTGGCCCGGCGCGGTCAGATCGCCGCCCTGGACGACGTCTACGGCACCGCCAAGACCGACTTCAACAGCAACGCGATCGACTTGGTCACCGTCGACGGCAAGCTGTACGGCATCAAGATGATCGACGACGTCATGATGCTCTACTACCGCAAGAGCACCCTGGCCAAGGCCGGCATCACCCCGCCCACCAGCTACGACGGCCTGGTCGCCGCCGCGAAGGCGCTGACCACCGGCAAGGGCAAGGGCCTGTTCGTCGGCAACGACGGCCTCGGCGACTCCGCGATCCTCGCCGTCTGGTCCAACGGCGGTGAACTCGTCTCCCGCGAAGGGAAGGTGGCCTTCGGCTCCCCCCAGGCGCTCGAAGCGCTGACCGGGCTCAAGCGCCTGCACGACGACGAGTCGCTGCTGCTCGGCTTCACCACCGACTGGTGGGACCCGGCCGCCCTCACCCAGGGGGTCGTGCCGATGCAGTGGTGCGGCCTGTGGGCGATGCCCGCCGTCAAGTCCGCTCTCGGCGACGACTTCGGCGTCATCCCCTGGCCCGCCTTCAAGGCCGGCGGGTCGCCCGCCGTCCGGGTCGGCGGCTGGACCAGCTGCGTCAACGCCAAGAGCAAGAAGCTGGACGCGGCGAAGAAGTTCGCCCAGTGGCTGTGGATCCAGCAGGCCGACCTGCAGAAGGACTTCGCCGAGAGCTACGGCTTCCACGTGCCGCCCCGCAGGTCCGTGGCGGCCACCACCAAGGCGCTGTCCGAAGGCACCGCCAAGGAGACCGTCACCCTCGCGGACCGGTACGGCAAGCACAACCCCGGCACCTGGGACACCGCGGTCAGCAGCGCCTTCAACGCGGCCGCGGTCAAGATCGCCGCAGGTGACGGCGACGCCGCCGGCCTCCTGGCCCAGGCGGTCAAGAAGGCCCAGGGCGAGATCGACAAGCAGCGCGGCTGA
- a CDS encoding ROK family transcriptional regulator, translating to MFRHHSRPLVSAPAETAVLALLLAEGPLSRVELARRTGLSSTAVTKAARPLIDDGYLYELPPERTAPGAGRPVNPLAVAPDREFFVGVKVSPDHLFGAVCDLRAGIRVTAMLPLDDCEPDTVAAAFAALLDQLLDSEPEFRDRTRHVGVAVSGDVDRDSGLVRHSGLLGWSDVPLAALLTAATGLAVTVENDVRALTVAEHWFGEGIGTGYFALVTIGAGIGSALVVNGELLRGAYGVSGEVGHICVDQTGPRCRCGANGCVEALASTDAILRAVREATGRPALAFEEVVELAREGDPAAREAFARAGRAIGVGIATLVNLVGPERVVVSGEGLAAYDLFGRHIKDAFAAHAFGAASRCPLLLRPLPWEEWSRGAAAVAIQALFPQYAATAATGSG from the coding sequence GTGTTTCGACATCACTCCCGGCCTCTGGTCAGCGCACCCGCCGAAACCGCGGTCCTCGCCCTCCTGTTGGCGGAAGGACCGCTCAGCAGGGTGGAGCTGGCGCGGCGCACCGGACTCTCCTCGACGGCCGTCACCAAGGCGGCCCGGCCGCTCATCGACGACGGCTACCTCTACGAACTCCCGCCGGAGCGCACCGCTCCCGGCGCCGGACGGCCCGTCAACCCCCTCGCGGTCGCCCCCGACCGGGAGTTCTTCGTGGGCGTCAAGGTCAGCCCCGACCACCTCTTCGGCGCGGTGTGCGACCTGCGGGCCGGCATCCGCGTCACGGCGATGCTGCCCCTGGACGACTGCGAACCGGACACCGTCGCTGCGGCGTTCGCCGCTCTCCTCGATCAACTACTTGACAGCGAGCCCGAGTTCCGCGACCGTACCCGGCATGTCGGGGTCGCCGTGTCCGGTGACGTCGACCGCGACAGCGGCCTGGTCCGCCACTCCGGCCTCCTCGGCTGGAGCGACGTCCCGCTCGCCGCGCTGCTCACCGCCGCCACCGGCCTCGCCGTCACCGTCGAGAACGACGTACGGGCCCTGACCGTCGCCGAGCACTGGTTCGGCGAGGGCATCGGCACCGGCTACTTCGCGCTCGTCACCATCGGCGCGGGCATCGGCTCCGCCCTCGTCGTCAACGGGGAGCTGCTCCGGGGGGCCTACGGCGTCTCCGGCGAGGTCGGACACATCTGCGTCGACCAGACCGGACCGCGCTGCCGCTGCGGCGCGAACGGCTGCGTCGAGGCACTCGCGTCCACCGACGCGATCCTCCGCGCGGTCCGCGAGGCCACCGGACGGCCCGCGCTGGCCTTCGAGGAGGTCGTCGAACTGGCCCGCGAGGGCGACCCGGCGGCCCGGGAGGCCTTCGCCCGGGCCGGCCGCGCCATCGGCGTCGGCATCGCCACCCTGGTCAACCTGGTCGGCCCGGAGCGCGTCGTGGTCAGCGGTGAAGGACTGGCCGCCTACGACCTGTTCGGCCGCCACATCAAGGACGCCTTCGCCGCCCACGCCTTCGGTGCGGCGTCCCGGTGCCCGCTGCTGCTCCGCCCGCTGCCCTGGGAGGAGTGGTCCCGCGGCGCCGCCGCCGTCGCCATCCAGGCGCTCTTCCCGCAGTACGCGGCCACCGCCGCGACCGGCTCCGGCTGA
- a CDS encoding alpha-galactosidase → MLDTLPPVTFDPALGLAVLRTPNSQYAVLIGADGSPRHLYWGRPLDSAVLAALPEAVSPAASSFEADAAADELAPQSGARFGPAGLQVRFADGTRGVQWRFAGASVDGGELRLRLDDRRRPLRTELCYRVRPDSDVVERWTELTHTAPEADPALPVTVERLDSASWTAPALADYRLSHLVGGWNSEFQLRGDRLPVAETVLTSRRGLTGHHANPWLALDDGTASEERGEVWSTALAWSGSWRVTVHRDPVGRTTWTGGFGHEGLSWTLRPGETLRTPTYAGLYTPDGFGAASRGWHEHLRRHVLPEPERDRPVLYNSWEATGFDVDQAGQIRLARLAAGLGAELFVLDDGWFGARRSDEAGLGDWSPRPEAFPEGLTPLADEVHRLGMDFGLWVEPEMVNRDSELYRAHPDWVLHSPELDATELRNQLVLNFARPEVESWAWQTLDRLVRTHRVDWLKWDANRAFTEAGWAGHPDPDRLWIDHTRAVYRIMDRLRAEHPGLRIEACAGGGGRVDLGILSRTDQAWVSDNTDPVDRIGIQHGFSQLFPARAMAAWVTDSPNITTGRRTPLRFRFHVAMAGALGIGGNLTEWSDEELAEAAELVARYKEIRPLVQRGIQHRVTPAGPVHAVHYAAPDGDDHVLLVWRPTTRFGHAPAPVRLPALDPTAHYLDPDRDEVHSGAVLVRQGLDPRLPEGDHASRLIRLRRVTPA, encoded by the coding sequence GTGCTCGACACGCTCCCTCCCGTCACCTTCGACCCCGCGCTCGGCCTCGCGGTCCTGCGCACGCCGAACAGCCAGTACGCGGTGCTCATCGGCGCCGACGGCAGCCCGCGGCACCTGTACTGGGGGCGCCCGCTCGACAGCGCCGTCCTCGCCGCGCTCCCCGAGGCGGTGTCGCCCGCCGCGAGCAGCTTCGAGGCCGACGCGGCCGCCGACGAGCTCGCGCCCCAGAGCGGCGCCCGCTTCGGCCCGGCCGGCCTCCAGGTCCGCTTCGCGGACGGCACCCGTGGCGTCCAGTGGCGCTTCGCGGGTGCCTCGGTCGACGGCGGCGAACTGCGGCTGCGGCTGGACGACCGGCGCCGCCCGCTGCGCACCGAGCTGTGCTACCGGGTGCGGCCCGACAGCGACGTCGTCGAGCGCTGGACGGAGCTCACCCACACCGCGCCCGAGGCCGATCCGGCACTGCCCGTCACCGTCGAGCGGCTGGACTCCGCCTCGTGGACCGCGCCCGCGCTGGCCGACTACCGGCTCAGTCACCTGGTGGGCGGCTGGAACAGCGAGTTCCAGCTCCGCGGCGACCGCCTCCCGGTCGCCGAGACCGTGCTGACCAGCAGGCGGGGCCTCACCGGCCACCACGCCAACCCCTGGCTGGCCCTGGACGACGGCACCGCCTCCGAGGAGCGGGGCGAGGTGTGGAGCACCGCCCTCGCCTGGAGCGGCAGCTGGCGCGTCACGGTCCACCGCGACCCGGTCGGCCGCACCACCTGGACCGGCGGCTTCGGCCACGAGGGGCTCAGCTGGACGCTGCGCCCGGGCGAGACGCTGCGCACCCCGACGTACGCCGGGCTGTACACGCCGGACGGCTTCGGCGCGGCCAGTCGCGGCTGGCACGAGCACCTGCGCCGGCACGTCCTGCCGGAGCCCGAGCGGGACCGGCCGGTCCTCTACAACTCCTGGGAGGCGACGGGCTTCGACGTCGACCAGGCCGGGCAGATCCGGCTGGCCCGGCTCGCCGCGGGTCTCGGGGCCGAGCTGTTCGTCCTGGACGACGGCTGGTTCGGCGCCCGCCGCAGCGACGAGGCCGGGCTCGGCGACTGGAGCCCGCGTCCCGAGGCCTTCCCCGAGGGCCTGACGCCGCTCGCCGACGAGGTGCACCGCCTCGGCATGGACTTCGGGCTCTGGGTGGAGCCGGAGATGGTCAACCGCGACAGCGAGCTCTACCGCGCGCACCCCGACTGGGTCCTCCACTCCCCCGAGCTGGACGCCACCGAACTCCGCAACCAGCTGGTGCTGAACTTCGCCCGCCCCGAGGTGGAGTCCTGGGCCTGGCAGACCCTCGACCGGCTGGTGCGCACCCACCGGGTCGACTGGCTCAAGTGGGACGCCAACCGGGCCTTCACCGAGGCCGGGTGGGCCGGTCACCCCGACCCCGACCGCCTCTGGATCGACCACACCCGGGCCGTCTACCGGATCATGGACCGGCTGCGGGCCGAGCACCCCGGGCTGCGGATCGAGGCGTGCGCGGGCGGCGGCGGCCGGGTCGACCTCGGCATCCTGTCCCGTACGGACCAGGCCTGGGTCTCCGACAACACCGACCCCGTCGACCGCATCGGCATCCAGCACGGCTTCAGCCAGCTCTTCCCCGCGCGGGCCATGGCCGCCTGGGTCACCGACAGCCCCAACATCACCACCGGCCGGCGCACCCCGCTGCGCTTCCGCTTCCACGTCGCCATGGCCGGGGCGCTGGGCATCGGCGGGAACCTGACCGAGTGGAGCGACGAGGAGCTGGCGGAGGCCGCCGAACTCGTCGCGCGCTACAAGGAGATCCGCCCGCTCGTCCAGCGCGGGATCCAGCACCGCGTCACCCCGGCCGGACCGGTCCACGCCGTCCACTACGCGGCGCCCGACGGCGACGACCACGTGCTCCTCGTCTGGCGCCCCACGACCCGCTTCGGGCATGCCCCGGCCCCGGTGCGACTGCCCGCGCTCGACCCGACGGCGCACTACCTGGACCCGGACCGGGACGAGGTGCACAGCGGGGCCGTCCTGGTCCGCCAGGGCCTCGACCCGCGCCTGCCCGAAGGGGACCACGCGAGCCGGCTGATCCGGCTGCGCCGCGTCACGCCCGCCTAG
- a CDS encoding alkaline phosphatase family protein: METSRVLVIGIDGVRLDLLPELDTPHLDGIARAGFLAPVEVDATTPTMSGPCWTTIVTGVGVTKHGVWGNRLDGNRLDVFPDFTTRLAAECGRRTFAVGGWAPLFLAKEGGPLFVAPTRLGYVAPAEDTPEAWEEADERVTAEAEHLLGLDEDLHAGFVYLGAVDETAHFVGCGKEYRAAVEAADRRLGRVLDAVRGRRERAGEEWTVIAVTDHGHRDEGGHGGRSTLERTAWIAACGPGLPAGKAPSAPLHHADVAAHVYTALGIAPDPHWTLDGRAFSV; this comes from the coding sequence ATGGAGACCTCCCGCGTTCTGGTGATCGGCATCGACGGCGTACGCCTCGACCTGCTCCCGGAACTGGACACCCCGCACCTCGACGGGATCGCCCGCGCCGGCTTCCTCGCACCCGTCGAGGTGGACGCCACCACCCCCACCATGTCGGGCCCCTGCTGGACGACGATCGTCACCGGCGTCGGCGTCACCAAGCACGGCGTCTGGGGCAACCGCCTCGACGGCAACCGCCTCGACGTCTTCCCGGACTTCACGACCCGGCTCGCCGCCGAGTGCGGACGCCGGACCTTCGCGGTCGGCGGGTGGGCGCCGCTCTTCCTCGCCAAGGAGGGCGGCCCGCTGTTCGTGGCGCCCACCCGCCTCGGCTACGTCGCCCCCGCCGAGGACACCCCCGAGGCCTGGGAGGAGGCCGACGAGCGGGTGACCGCCGAGGCGGAACACCTCCTCGGCCTCGACGAGGACCTCCACGCCGGCTTCGTCTACCTGGGCGCCGTCGACGAGACCGCCCATTTCGTGGGCTGCGGCAAGGAGTACCGGGCGGCGGTCGAGGCCGCCGACCGGCGGCTCGGCCGCGTCCTCGACGCCGTACGCGGGCGGCGCGAGCGCGCGGGCGAGGAGTGGACGGTCATCGCCGTGACCGACCACGGGCACCGGGACGAGGGCGGGCACGGCGGGCGCAGCACCCTCGAACGCACCGCCTGGATCGCGGCGTGCGGCCCCGGCCTGCCCGCCGGGAAGGCTCCGTCGGCGCCGCTCCACCACGCCGATGTCGCCGCGCACGTCTACACCGCGCTCGGCATCGCCCCGGACCCGCACTGGACCCTGGACGGCCGGGCCTTCTCCGTCTGA
- a CDS encoding DUF998 domain-containing protein, with protein sequence MRRVPRWALISSGCAPVLLIGGWTIAGLLHGPGYDPVTQTISVLAAYGAPGAWVMTGGLFGLGVCHLVTAWGLRAAALAGRVALAAGGVTALVVALLPAPLSGGSLRHGSVAAAGFAFLALWPVLAADRAGPAPWGLRPVPAVGVTALMGLGAGWFLVDMQRHGAVGVAERLVTCLQSVWPLVVVVSCLLYGKGGHRPPKGPASAS encoded by the coding sequence ATGCGACGAGTTCCCCGGTGGGCCCTGATCTCCTCGGGGTGCGCCCCGGTCCTCCTGATCGGCGGCTGGACGATCGCGGGCCTGCTCCACGGCCCCGGCTACGACCCCGTCACCCAGACCATCAGCGTCCTCGCCGCGTACGGGGCACCGGGAGCGTGGGTGATGACCGGCGGGCTGTTCGGCCTCGGCGTCTGCCACCTGGTCACCGCCTGGGGGCTGCGGGCCGCCGCCCTCGCCGGACGCGTCGCCCTGGCCGCCGGCGGCGTGACGGCGCTGGTCGTCGCCCTGCTCCCCGCACCCCTCAGCGGAGGCTCGCTCCGGCACGGCTCGGTCGCGGCCGCCGGCTTCGCCTTCCTGGCGCTGTGGCCGGTGCTCGCCGCCGACCGCGCGGGACCGGCGCCGTGGGGCCTGAGGCCGGTGCCCGCCGTCGGCGTGACGGCACTGATGGGGCTCGGAGCGGGCTGGTTCCTCGTCGACATGCAGCGGCACGGCGCCGTGGGCGTCGCCGAGCGCCTGGTGACCTGCCTGCAGTCCGTCTGGCCGCTGGTGGTCGTGGTCTCCTGCCTGCTGTACGGGAAAGGCGGACACCGGCCCCCGAAGGGCCCGGCGTCCGCCTCCTGA